ATCTCGCGCTCATGCCATAGCGTCTGCGAAACATTTTGAATGGGTTACGAGTGATTTATTCTGAAAAAACACTCGTCAAACCCGGAAAGACCAATATTAAAAACCCAACTTATCAGGAAAGAATGATAGAGGCGGATGGGTAGCTTTCCACTCTTTGGCAAAGGCTTTGGCTTCTTCGATTTGTTCAGGGAGCATTTTCGCTTCAATTTGCTTCAATTTTTCTTCCGCAAAATACAGTGCCCCTCCCCCGCCATCAAGCTCTAACAGCAGCGAAACCAGACCATACCCTTTAACTAGATCTAGTTTATAGCCAACCTCATCTGGTTCATGTGCTAAAAATGAACCATAGGTATAAACAGAGCTTTCCATCCCCGTTTCTGCTGCTTTTTTAAGTAGCATTCTTGCTGTAGCCAAGTCTCCCTTCTCAATCATCAAACCGGCATAATTACCAATACTTTTCGGAAACCCTGCATCTGCAGATTTCTTATATAGTTCCTCAATCACCAGAGAGCGATCCCATGGAGGAAAAACAACCCCCTTTCCCTCTTGATATTTAACAGCCAGCAAATACTGTGCACCAGCGTAATTTACTTCCGCGGACCTTTTTAACCAATCTATATCACCAGTCCATCTGTACATAAGCATCATAGCCTCACCGTCCCCAGAACTAGCTAACGGTTCAACTTTCCCTAAAAACATTTTTGACCAATGACTAGATAGTTTATTTTTTTCTGGGCACTCCCCTATGGTCTGACATAGATCATCATTATCGGCTCCAGCCAACCTGAACATAGCGTAGTAATCGCCCTGTTCTGCGGCCGCCACATACCACGCCTGTGCCTCACTTGTCATATAGCGACTATTGAATCTCAATGACTCAGCTAAATAATATTGAGATTCACGATCTCCTGCCTCGGCCGCTTTTCTTAAGTATGGCTCTGCAGAGACTGCCTTATGCTGATTGTAAAGCGTAATACCTTTTATTTTTGCTGCTTGTTGCTCTACTTTTAGCTCCCCAGCTTGAGCACTCAGACAGAAAAATAGCGTTATAAAAAATATTACTAACTCTTTAAAACACATACTCACCCCGACTACTCGACCGATCCAGTATATTTCGCGAGCCCACAGAACAAAAATAGCGTCTTCATAATCACTAACCCCGCCTCCAACCCAACATATCTGGACAGCAATGGGTACGTACTGCTACTGACATATCTCGCACTCAGGCCATATTTTCTGCGAAACACTTTGAATGGGTGACGAGTGATTTATTTTGAAAAACACACACTCGCCCCCTTAGACCAATATTAAAAGCCCAACTTATCAGGAAAGAATGAAAGCGGCGGATGGGTGGCTTTCCATTCTTGGGCAAAAGCTTTGGCTTCTTCGATTTGTTCAGGAGTCATTTTGGCGGCGATTTTTTTCAACTTTTCTTCTGTTAAATACAACGTGCCACCACCGCCATCCAATTCCAGCAAAAGAGATATAATCCCATACCCCCTAACTAGATCTAACTCATACCCAATTTTATCCGGCTCATGCGCCAAATAAGAGCCGTAATTATAGAGCATAGTTTCAAAACCAGTTTCAGCTCCTTTCTTGGTCCACTCTCTGGCTGCTTGTAAATCTCCTTTCTCTATCAATAGCCCTGCGTACATCATCATGCCCTTAGGAAATCCCCCTTCGGCTGACTTACGGTAAAGCTCTTCAATTTTTTCAGCGCGTCTCCACGGGGGAAAAAAGAATCCTTTTCCTTCCTCATACATCGCCGCCAAATAGTATTGGGCATCAGGGTATCCGGCTCCTGCAGATTTCTCTATCCACTCCACATCTCCCGTAGTGTTATACATAATCAACATGGCCTCAGCATCACCGCCTTCTGCCAAGGGCTCTGCTGTCTTCCACAACAACCGCACCCAATCTCTATAGTCTTTTATATTGCCAGGACATGAATTAATGAAAGAGCAAAGATCATCTTTGGTATCTGCAAGGCGAAACATTGCGTAATAATCACCTTGTTTTGCAGCTGCCACATACCATTTATAAGCCTCCTCGGTCATATAACGATTATCTAACCTCAGAGACTCTGCCAAGTAGTATTGTGCCTCGCGATCACCAGCTTCAGCTGCAACTCTTAAATAGGGATCACCATCCTTATACTGATTATAAAGATTAATGCCTTTAGTCTTTGCCGCTTGCTGTTCTTCTGTTAGCTTTTCCGCCATGCCAGTCGAGCAAATAAGTAACGATAAAAATAACAATCCTAACTTTTTGAAAAGCATAAACACTCCGTTTAGTCGCCTATGCCGGTATATGTAGCATGACCGCCCGGGACAAAGGTAGCACCCTCATAATCACTACGCTGACAAAATCCATCTCGCAATCGACCCAAAACCATTACATGCTCCTTATAAAGATTACGAATTTCATCTGTCCGCTGAGTTGAGTGTTTCAAAACAGGCACTGACATAAACCGATCCATCCGTAGCCTATTGGTGCAATACGCCTGCCCTGCCTGAAGCTCTTTAGTACCGAAGCGGTTCATGCGCATACAGGCCTCATCAAATTGCCGCTGTACTTTATTCAGTGTTCCATTGCGTTCCGCATTACGTAAAATCCAACTCAATATTCGTTCAATGGCCCGCTGCTGTAAGAAATGGCACTCGGGCTCGGTATAGCGCTTATTTTTTTCAAAAACTCGTCCATCAATAAGCTCGCTATCAACGACCTCAAACGCCTCAGGCTCAGACAGCAATGTCATCAACATCGGCCCTAAGGCTTCAGGTGTGGCATCAATAAACCACTGTTCAAGTTCTTTTGGGTGCTTATCGGTCATGATCCAATGCGCAATCTGCCCGCCCTTACCGCCTTGAGTCAGCGCCTCATACAGATTCGCAACCACATCAGCGGTATACAGTCCCATCATGTACACCATGCTGACATCCAGGCCAACACCGCCCAGCAGGTTGAGCTTGCTGAGGTATTCAAACGCTGTGCTGTCTATCCAGTTGATTGGGTGGTAGTGGTTTTCCCTCAGCTCACGTCGCCATAAGTTGATCAGATCGACCACAGCCTCATAACCCACCGCAAAACTCAGGCTACCTTTGGCACCGGCTCCGGCGACCAGCGCCGCTTTTACCCGCACGATAAAGCAGCCTCTATCCAGCGAAACTGTGAACTCACCATTAGCACCCGCGCCAAGCGCACCGGCAAGGTCAGCCTCCAGCCGGGACAGGCTAAGCCAGCCATCACTCAGGACAGGGTTATTGCTAACACTCGGTGCTGTACGCAGCAGCGCTACAGCTTTAGGCGGTGCCCAGTTCAATGCACCGCTGACTTTGACTCCAGCCTGCACGCCAGCAAACAGGTTGAAGCTGGCTTTTAGGCCATCCTCGATTTGCACCTTACTGACCTTGCCGCTGACTTGCGGCTCACTCCGAGCAGTTCCCGCAGTTGAAGCGGTACCGTCCTCGCGGGTTGCATCCTCAATGGGAGCAAGGGTTGCGCCGTAGCCCGTATTACCCGGTGAAAGCTCAAGCTCAGCAGCCAACAGCA
The Pseudomonas mendocina DNA segment above includes these coding regions:
- a CDS encoding sel1 repeat family protein, with protein sequence MLFKKLGLLFLSLLICSTGMAEKLTEEQQAAKTKGINLYNQYKDGDPYLRVAAEAGDREAQYYLAESLRLDNRYMTEEAYKWYVAAAKQGDYYAMFRLADTKDDLCSFINSCPGNIKDYRDWVRLLWKTAEPLAEGGDAEAMLIMYNTTGDVEWIEKSAGAGYPDAQYYLAAMYEEGKGFFFPPWRRAEKIEELYRKSAEGGFPKGMMMYAGLLIEKGDLQAAREWTKKGAETGFETMLYNYGSYLAHEPDKIGYELDLVRGYGIISLLLELDGGGGTLYLTEEKLKKIAAKMTPEQIEEAKAFAQEWKATHPPLSFFPDKLGF
- a CDS encoding sel1 repeat family protein; translated protein: MCFKELVIFFITLFFCLSAQAGELKVEQQAAKIKGITLYNQHKAVSAEPYLRKAAEAGDRESQYYLAESLRFNSRYMTSEAQAWYVAAAEQGDYYAMFRLAGADNDDLCQTIGECPEKNKLSSHWSKMFLGKVEPLASSGDGEAMMLMYRWTGDIDWLKRSAEVNYAGAQYLLAVKYQEGKGVVFPPWDRSLVIEELYKKSADAGFPKSIGNYAGLMIEKGDLATARMLLKKAAETGMESSVYTYGSFLAHEPDEVGYKLDLVKGYGLVSLLLELDGGGGALYFAEEKLKQIEAKMLPEQIEEAKAFAKEWKATHPPLSFFPDKLGF